In Nicotiana tabacum cultivar K326 chromosome 21, ASM71507v2, whole genome shotgun sequence, one DNA window encodes the following:
- the LOC107813141 gene encoding casein kinase 1-like protein 3 encodes MERIVGGKFKLGRKIGSGSFGEIFLATHIDSFEIVAVKIENNKTKHPQLLYEAKLYNILQGGSGIPHIKWSGVDGDDNVLVMDLLGPSLEDLFVYCDRKLSLKTVLMLADQMITRIEYVHSKGFLHRDIKPDNFLMGLGRKANQVYVIDFGLAKRYRDATTNRHIPYRENKNLTGTARYASCNTHLGIEQSRRDDLESLGYVLLYFLRGSLPWQGLKAATKKQKYDKICQKKLSTPIEVLCKSHPVEFASYFHYCHSLTFDQRPDYGFLKRLFRELFTRQGYEFDYIFDWTILKYQQAQTSKPQHRQVVGESSRAIPMDVEKRQVSTGNNGPYVTEVTDRIRPNNPSSPGIRMQFKSPTNRNLTSANLERNVLSSAHMPSTSLAPVLPRANATKPALPAETTHDGDNGSSWISSLRRISSAK; translated from the exons ATGGAAAGGATCGTCGGAGGTAAATTCAAGCTCGGTCGCAAAATCGGTAGTGGATCGTTTGGTGAAATTTTCCTCG CTACACATATTGATTCGTTTGAGATCGTCGCAGtaaaaatt GAGAATAATAAGACTAAACATCCTCAACTTCTCTACGAGGCCAAGTTGTACAATATTCTCCAAGGAGGAA GTGGTATACCACATATAAAATGGTCTGGTGTGGATGGTGATGACAACGTTCTGGTCATGGATTTGCTGGGTCCTAGTTTGGAAGATCTCTTTGTCTACTGTGACCGGAAGCTTTCATTGAAGACTGTTTTAATGTTGGCTGACCAGATG ATTACCAGAATTGAATATGTACACTCTAAAGGCTTTCTACACAGGGATATTAAGCCTGACAACTTTCTGATGGGTCTTGGTCGAAAAGCAAATCAG GTTTATGTTATTGATTTTGGTCTTGCTAAAAGATATCGTGATGCAACTACAAATCGCCATATTCCTTACAG AGAGAACAAAAATTTAACGGGAACTGCACGTTATGCCAGTTGTAATACTCATCTCGGAATTG AGCAAAGCCGGCGGGATGATTTAGAATCTCTTGGATATGTCCTACTTTATTTCTTGAGAGGCAG CCTCCCATGGCAGGGTCTAAAAGCTGCCACAAAGAAGCAAAAGTATGACAAAATATGTCAAAAGAAGTTATCAACTCCTATTGAG GTTTTATGCAAGTCTCATCCTGTTGAGTTTGCTTCGTATTTCCATTACTGTCATTCGTTGACATTTGATCAGCGGCCTGATTATGGATTTTTAAAGCGCCTATTCCGTGAGCTTTTTACCCGTCAAG GATATGAATTTGATTACATATTTGATTGGACCATCCTAAAGTACCAACAGGCACAAACAAGTAAACCACAGCACCGG CAAGTTGTCGGTGAGAGCAGCCGGGCAATTCCAATGGATGTTGAAAAGCGTCAAG TTTCTACAGGCAACAATGGACCTTATGTTACTGAGGTGACTGATCGCATAAGACCGAACAATCCTTCCAGTCCTGGAATTCGTATGCAATTTAAGTCACCAACTAACAGGAATTTAACTTCTGCCAATCTTGAGAGAAAT GTACTAAGTAGTGCACACATGCCATCTACTTCATTAGCTCCTGTTTTACCTAGAGCAAACGCCACAAAACCTGCATTGCCTGCTGAAACAACTCATGATGGTGATAATGGCAGCAGCTGGATTTCCTCCTTGCGACGTATTTCTTCTGCAAAGTGA